A stretch of DNA from Pyramidobacter porci:
CATCAAGGGCTACGACCACCTGTTCTTCGTCACCGACGCCGCCTTCAACATGTATCCCGACGTGGCCCAGAAGGCCGACATCGTCCGCAACGCCGTACAGCTGGCCCATTCCTTCGGCATCGAGTGCCCCAAGGTCGCCTGCCTGGCCGCCGTTGAAGAAGTCAATCCCGACATGCCCGCCACGCTCGACGCCGCCGCTCTGACGGCCATGAACAACCGCAAGCAGATCAAGGGCTGCATCGTTGACGGCCCCTTCGCCCTCGACAACGCCGTCAGCGAAAAGTCCGCCCAGATCAAGGGCATCGACTCGCCCGTGGCCGGCAAAGCCGACATCCTGCTCGCGCCCAACATCGAGGCCGGCAACGCCCTGTTCAAGGCCATCGTTTACTTCTCCGAGAACGAAACGGCCGGCCTGATCATCGGCGCCGCCGCTCCGATCGTGCTTACCAGCCGCGCCGATTCGCCCCGCACCAAGCTGCTTTCCGTGGCAGCCGCCGTCGTTTTCGCCGACAGCCTCAAAAAGTAATTCCCGCGCGCCCCGCCGCGCTTTCCGAGCCGTCCGACGCCGCGCGTCGGACGGCTCTTTTGGGATTCGGAACAAAATTTTCTCCGCGCAAGGAGGAACCGATATGATCCGCTTCAACTGCGATTACAGCGAGGGCTGCCACCCCGCCGTCCTCGAAGCCCTGGTCCGCACCAACATGGAGCAGACGCCCGGCTACGGCGAAGATGCGCACTGCGAACGCGCCGCCGCGCTGATCCGAACCGCCTGCGCCGCGCCGGAGGCGGCCGTGCATTTCCTCGTCGGCGGCACGCAGGCCAACTTCGTCATGATCGCCGCGGCGCTGCGCCCGCATCAGGCCGCCGTCTGCGCCGGTACCGGGCACATCAACGTGCACGAAAGCGGCGCCGTGGAAGCGACCGGGCACAAGGTAATCGCCGTGCCGGGGACGAACGGCAAGATCTCGGCCGCCCAGGTGCGCGCGCTCGTCGAAAACCATTGGGATGACGTGACCCACGAGCACATGGCGCAGCCCAAGCTGGTCTACGTTTCCAACCCGACCGAGCTGGGCACGATCTACAGCCTGGCCGAGCTGACGGCGCTGCACGATCTGTGCCGCGAGAAAAATCTCTATCTCTATCTGGACGGCGCGCGCCTGGGCTACGCTCTGGCGGCCGCGGGCAACGACCTGACGCTGGCCGACGTCGCCCGCCTGACCGACGCCTTTTACATCGGCGGCACCAAAGTCGGCGCGCTGTTCGGCGAGGCTCTGGTCATTACCAACGAGGCGCTGAAGGAAGACTTCCGCTACATCGAAAAGCAGCGCGGCGCCATGCTCGCCAAGGGGCGCCTGCTGGGAGTGCAGTTCGAAACGCTCTTTACGGACGGTCTGTATCTGAAAATCTCCCGTCACGCCGTGGATATGGCCATGCTGATCCGCGACGCCTGCCGCGCCGAGGGCTGGGAATTCTTGGTGGAGTCGCCGACGAACCAGCAGTTCCCGATCGTTCCCGTCGAAGCGTTGAAAAAACTCGGCGAGAAGTACGCTTATTCGCCGTGGGCGAAAATCGACGGGCGGCGCGAGGCCGTGCGCTTCTGCACCAGCTGGGCGACCAGGGAAGAAGACGTTCGCGCGCTCGCCGCCGACATCGCCGGATCGTAGAAAATTTTGCCGACAGAATGTCCCGCGCGGAACGCAGGACGCCGCCTCGAAACGATAATCGAGGCGGCGTCTTTTTTGCGGTATATCGGAAAAACTTGGGCTTTTCTAATCGGCGTGCATCCTCTGCCAGCTGGGATCGCCGCGGTGCTGTTCGTCGAGCCGGTCGGCCATGCCGTTCCAGATCGCGCGCAGCTCCTCGACGGAACGGCGCAGCTTGCGCGCGTACACGGGGCCGCCGGTGGAACTGTACGAGGGATCGACCTTGAAGGCGTCGGGCGCGATGTTCTTGTTCATGCGCAGCGGGGTCAGTTCGGGATCGCGCAGGACGGCGATCTCGGCGATCACCTGGGCGGTCAGCTTGTCGACGTTGTCGAGGATCTGATAGTCGTCCACGCCTATGTTGCCGAGCGCGTCGGCGCCGGGCAGTTTCGACACGGCGTCTACGGCCTTGTCGTAGGAACTCCTGGCGGCTTTTTGCCGTCGATCCAGCTCCGCGAAGAGTTCCTCGCATTCTTTCAGCTTGGCGTCGCTGACGGCCATGACGTGATTGTCGATGATGCGGGCGAGATTGTTGATGCCGCTGGCGGCGCGTTTGCCGCCGGTGTTGACGTATTGAGAGAGGCCGGAATAAAGCAGCACGTCGTTGAAAAGATAATTGTTCGGGTACGCGCCGCTGCGGGAGGCGCGGCCGGAAATTCCCTGCCCGCCGCGCAGCGATTCCACCATGGAGAGAAAAGCCCGGTAAGCGACGTTGTACTCTCGAAGCGTCTCGGCGTACTCCGCATCGTACTTGCGAAACCACTCGAAAGACTCGTGGAGCCGGTTGGCGCGCAGCACCATGCTGTTGGCCATGATGACGGCGACGAGCTGGTTCATATATTGGTCGAGAGTAGATTTTTTGACGTAAGTGTAGTAGGCTTCGATGATTTCCTTGACGCGCTGGATGTTCTGAGCCGTGTCGCGGATGGCGGTCCGCTCGTCGAACATGTTGCGCGCCGTCGTGTAGACCTGGAAATTCTTGAGGGCAAATTCCATGGAGGGGTCTTTGAAGACCGTGCCGACGACCAGCGGATGGCGGATCGTGTGCATCTGCTCCAGCAAATCCATCGCGACTTTGAGGTTCAGTCCCTCGGGACTGACTTCCGGCATCGGGAGCCGAGGCGGATCCTGATCGGCCGCGGCGGGCTGCGCGGCAGCCGCCAGGCACAGAGCGAGAACGGCGATAACGGCGCGGAGTTTCATGGCGATCTCCTTTCTGCGGCTAGAAACGGAAGCCGATGTCGTAGACGAACCAGCGCCCGCCGTCCTGGCGGCGCAGGCGGTGCGGCTTGGGCGAGCCGACGACCTTGCCGTTGGCGTCCCAGGCGCGGGTTTCGACGACCGCTTCCTCGAGCTTCGTTCCGCTGGCTTTTTTGATGTCCGCGCGATCCTTTTCGTCGAGGAAGTAGTTGTCGAAGGTGTCCTTTTCGTCGAAGCCTTTGAGCACCTTAATCCTGGCCTTGCCGAAGGTGACGTGGACGTACTGGCTGTGGAAGCGGCGCTGGTGCAGGTCCCAGAAGAAGGTCGACTGTTCGCCGTCGATGTCCTTGCGGTCGGCGGACGGGTCGATGCAGCTGCAGTACAGCTTGAAATTTTTCTCCTTGATGGCGGTGACGAAGATCTCCATCAGCCGTTCCGGCGTCACGTCGTCGGGAACGCTTTTGACGCTGTACCAGCTTTCCTTGACGCGCTGCACGCTCTCTTCGCCGATGAAGACGCCCGACGATTCGTGGTTGGCGTCGTACAGTGCCATGCAGTGGTCGGGGACGTACAGCGCCACGGGCGTGACGACCCAGCCGAACTGGTAATTGCCGACTTTGTTCTCGCTGGCGTCGGGGATCTCCGAGGTGATGTCGGTGATCTTGCCCAGGATCGTCCAGTTCTGTACGTCTTCAAGATCGGTGTCGACCTGGCGGCGGAAGCGCTTGACGGCCTCGTAGGGGCCGAGCCAGGCGCGTCCGGAAATATCGACGAAGTAGTAGCCGGTGGAGGGCTTGCCGACGGCGATGTATTCGCCCGTGGCGCCGTAGAACTGTCCCTGCGGGTAGCGCGCGTTTTCGAGGACGACGTAGCGCCCCTGCAGGTCGTCGACGGAGACGGTCTTGTAATCGGGCGTGGGGAATATTTTTTCGATCGTCTCGGCGCGCTTTTCGCCGATCAGCTTTTCCCAGGCGGCCTTGCCGGCGGCGGCGATGTCTTTGCGCAGCGTTTCCTCGGTGCGCAGGTAGCTCGTCATCTCCGGCGTGATCTCCATAAAGTCGCCCTTGCTCTTTTTCAGCGCCACGCGGGCGCGCTCGAACAGCGCCTGCACCTGGGGATCGTTCGGGTATTTCTCGTGCAGCTCCTGCACGCGGCTCAGCGCGGCGTCCTTGCTGCGCCAGATCGTCTTCTCGCCGCCGCGCTCGCGCGCGACTTCCTGTTCGAACTCGCGCAGGTAATGTTCGGCGTAGCTGATCAGCTGCCGCTTGTCGGCCGCGGGCGCAGCCGCGGCCAGCGCGGCCCAGAGAACAATCGCGGCCAGCGCCGCGATTCTTTTCTTTTTCTTCATGATAAAATCACTTCCTTGCGATAAAAATTTAAAATCAGTCCTTCGCGCCCATTATATCAGGCGCAAAAATTTACGCCATCGCGGAGCGGGGATATTTTCTTCGTTGAAAAGATCATAACCGTTTCGCGACGGCCGCGCCTCACCCGAAGAGGTGATTCCGCGGCGGCGCTGCCGACGACCTGTTGGAACTGGCGCTTGGCGCGAGCTCTGATGCCGGCGCCTGGACCGGAAGCTTCTTCTTGCCGCTGCTCCGGGGCGGCATCGGGCCCCGCGGGCTTCTCCCCGTCGGCGGGGGCTCTCCGTTCTTCGCGCATTTTTTGGTCGAGCAGACGGCCGAACTGGGGTTCTCTGACGAACAGCTCGGCGTCGGCTCCGTCAGGGCCGGTCACGGTGATATTGAAGACGCCGAAAGCGTCTAGCGCGTCGACGGTTGCTTCGGCGGCGCGGCGTCGTTCAGCGTCCGCGCTCGGCGGCCCGAACCGGTCGATCAGTTTTTTCAGCTCGGTCCTGAGGGCGGGGAAATCCAAACTGAAGGCGAAATAGCCGGGCTTGGCCAGCGCGTTCCGAATATCGTCCGCCGGCGAGGGCGTCCGCTCCAGTTCGGCGCTGTTCTGAAAAGCGGCGATGAAGCCCCGCGGCGACGATGCGGCATAGCCGGAAAACAGCAGATTGTTCGACAGGCGCAGTCCCTGCCACTGCCCTTGGGCAAACGGCTCGGTCTTGACGGAGGCGCGGGATTCCGCCTGCTTTTGGAGAAGCCCCAGCAGCAGCTCGCAGACGCGCTGATTCGCGCCGCTCAGATGGAGGTAAAAGCCGGGGTAGGAGCCCAGCAAACCGCTGGAGCGCCCCGCTACAGCGACGGTGATGCGGCCGCGCAGCACTTCCGCCAGATCGCTCATGGTCAGGCCGAATTTTTCCAGCGCGGGGAGCAGCTTCTGGCGCAGCGAGCTGTCGAGAGCGTCTTCGCTCGGCAGCAGTTTTTCGACGCTCAGCAGCGCCAGTAGCGGTCCGCCGCCGACAAGAAGCGGCTTTTCCTGAACGGGAGGAAGCGCGTATCCCGGATGAGTGTCGGCGCTGCCTTTGGCGGCTTCGAACGCGACGATCTCGCTTGCGTTGCTCCACAGCCGGGCGCGGAGCGAACGCTCCGTGTCGCTGATGCCCACTTCGAACGCAAAGGGAGCTTTAAGGAATTTGTCGGGCAGGGCTCTTTGGCCGAACAAGAGCGGCAGCTGCGACTGCGGCAGAAAGAACGCGAAGCCGATGGGAGCCGGCGCGTGCTTCGGCTCCAGCGGCTCGGTATCCGGCACGGCGGCCATCGCTTCGAGCAGGGTGGAATCGTCCGAAGCGCCGACGATGAAGCGCTGCCCGCCGCGCCTCAGCAGCGCGATATAAACGGGCGACTCCTCGGAGCCGGCCACGGCCAAAGTCTCAAGCGTGGTTCCCGG
This window harbors:
- a CDS encoding bifunctional enoyl-CoA hydratase/phosphate acetyltransferase is translated as MEQLRSLSALLDYAKQITAAKGPKCIAVAKADDPGLFEAMEDARKAGIAKFTITGERAKIEAAAKAAGADLADYNVIECSASEAEMAIKAVTEVSSGKADIYMKGQLHTANFLRGMLNKEVGLRRGKNTISHCFFHHIKGYDHLFFVTDAAFNMYPDVAQKADIVRNAVQLAHSFGIECPKVACLAAVEEVNPDMPATLDAAALTAMNNRKQIKGCIVDGPFALDNAVSEKSAQIKGIDSPVAGKADILLAPNIEAGNALFKAIVYFSENETAGLIIGAAAPIVLTSRADSPRTKLLSVAAAVVFADSLKK
- a CDS encoding threonine aldolase family protein, with amino-acid sequence MIRFNCDYSEGCHPAVLEALVRTNMEQTPGYGEDAHCERAAALIRTACAAPEAAVHFLVGGTQANFVMIAAALRPHQAAVCAGTGHINVHESGAVEATGHKVIAVPGTNGKISAAQVRALVENHWDDVTHEHMAQPKLVYVSNPTELGTIYSLAELTALHDLCREKNLYLYLDGARLGYALAAAGNDLTLADVARLTDAFYIGGTKVGALFGEALVITNEALKEDFRYIEKQRGAMLAKGRLLGVQFETLFTDGLYLKISRHAVDMAMLIRDACRAEGWEFLVESPTNQQFPIVPVEALKKLGEKYAYSPWAKIDGRREAVRFCTSWATREEDVRALAADIAGS